In Ruminiclostridium josui JCM 17888, the genomic window ATAACAGGAGTCAATACCTCTTTGTGTTCAGCCAAAGCGTATGACTGTATTATCATGTCAAGACTTTCCTGTGCATCTTCCACATAAACTTGTATCCACCCGCTGTCCAGCATTGCCAAAGAATCTCTCTGGTCTCCGAATATGCTCCAGGGAAGGGCCAGGGATCTATTGGCATTCATCATTACCAAGGGTACTCTCCCCCCGCTGGCGTAATGCATTACTTCTGCCATGTATAAAAGTCCCTGGGAGGATGTGGCTGTAAAAGTTCTGGCTCCAAGTACACTTGCGCCCATTACTGCTGATAATGCCGAGTGCTCCGACTCAACGTACATGTATTCCGCATTTAATTCCTGCCTTTCAACCATTTCAGCCAACCTTTCCACTACTATGGTTTGTGGTGTGATTGGATATGCGGCAATTACATTTGGCTTTGCAAGTTTTACACCGATGGCTACTGCTTCATTTCCTGATACAAATACCTTGTTACTCATTTGCCGCATCCTCCTTTTGCATTGTTATTGCATTCCTTCTACATTCTTTGGCACAAATACCGCATCCCTTGCAAAAGCTATAGTCTATGTCCATTTTGTTTTCTTCACTGAAAATTACTCCCTCGGGACATACAAGGTAACATAACCCGCAATTATTGCAAATAGTATTGTTTATAACAGGTCTTGCGTTTCTCCAGCCTTCCAGGGTTTCTGTGAGATGCATTGCAGGCCCGTAGGTACCCTCGGTTATTTCACCGGAAAAGTCTGTTTTCACAGTTGGTCTGCTCATAATCTCACTCCCTTTGTATATGTGAATATATATTCTACAAGTTTTTGATTCTTTGATGCTATCCTCTCCGGCATATCATATTGGATTGCCGCTAATAGGCTGTCTTTTGACACTAGCTGAGTATTCGCTACAAGTACTGTAAGCATAGCAGTATTAGTTATTGGTACACCGAGATATTCCTGTGCAACTTTAGTAGCATCAAAACTTATAATTTCAGAGTTGCTCTTTTCTTTGGAGGTATTGAGAATTAATTTTCCACCGGGTTTTAATTTATTATGTAAACTTTCATGATAAAGACTTTCATCCAATATAACGATGTAATCGCTGAACTCACATTGGCTTCTGTTTCTAATAGGTACTTTATCTATTTTGGTATATGCAAATACCGGCGCACCACGCCTTTCGGGCCCGAAACTAGGAAAACTCAGTGCATACTTATTTTCATATAGACTTGCTGCTGCTCCAAGTATTCTAGATGTAGTAAATGCACCCTGTCCGCCCCTACCTAAAAATGTTATTTCTATCATAAATACATCTCCTTTTGGTTTGCCAACCAAGGTTAAAAGAATTTGCGGATGGTTTGCAGACGTTCCAGAGCCTTTTCCAGAGTTTCCTTTTTCTTTGCAAAGTGGAATCTTACATAGTTGTTTACATCCTCTTTAAAAAAACTTGATCCCGGAACGGCCGCAACACCTACGTTTTTTGCAAGTCTTTCTGCAAACTCCCCGTCAGTTTTTATGCCGAACTCACTTATGTCTACCATTACATAATAAGCCCCATCTGGCTTATGGTATTTAAGGCCTATTGAGTCCAGTCCCTTAAGAAAAAGCTCTCTTTTTTCTGCATACAGTCCTGCAAGTTCCCTGTAATAGTCATCGCCAAAAGCCAATCCTGCCAGTGCCGCCTTCTGCAAGGGAGCTGCAGCACCAACTGTCAGAAAATCGTGAACCTTCTTGCAATTGTCTATTACATTTTTCGGTCCTATTACATACCCCAGTCTCCATCCGGTTATTGAATATGTTTTTGACAAAGAACTGCAGGAGATGGTTCTTTCGAACATACCAGGCAATGACGCAAAATATATATGTTTGCTTGGTTCATATACTATATGCTCGTAAACTTCATCAGTTATTACAAAAGCATCATATTTTGTAACCAATTCTGAAATAAATATTAGTTCTTCCTTTGTAAATACTTTTCCAATAGGATTTGAAGGGTTACACAGTATTAAAGCTTTTGCCCCCTCCTTGAATGCATTTTCCAGCTCTTCCTTATTAAATGTAAATTCCGGTGGATTCAGTGGAACATATATAGGTTTGGCGCCGCAAAGAATCGTATCTGCTGCGTAGTTTTCATAAAATGGTGAAAATATAGCTACTTTTTCACCTGACTCACAAACTGACATCATTGCAGTCATCATGGCTTCTGTGCTTCCGCATGTTACCACTATGTTCTCGTCAGGGTTGAGTTTTATACCCATAAAATGTTCCTGTTTTTTTGCAACCGCTTCTCTAAAAAGAGGTGAGCCCCATGTTATTTCATACTGATGAGGGCCTTCTTCTGCTGCTTTTTTTAGGGCTTCAATTAATTGCTCCGGAGGGTCAAAATCCGGGAAGCCCTGTGAAAGATTTATTGCACCATATTGGTTAGCTATTCTTGTCATTTTCCTAATGATTGACTCTGAAAACCAGTCCAATCTTGTACTTAGTTTTGGCATTATTCCCTCCACAATACACTATTCTAGGATTTGCTTTCTGATTTATTTTTCTGTTCTTATGTCTATAAGTCTTTTTGCCTTATGAGTTGCTCTTGGAAGTGCTCCTTCCGGATGTAAAATAACATCCTTCGGCTTTACTCCCAGATGGGTTTTAAGCTCATGGGTGATTATTTCTTTAAGCTCATCGTCCGCGATGTTTGAGCCTAATCTTTTTTCAACCTCTACACTAAATTTTGTAATGTGATTGTCTGTGAGTACTGTAACCCTGTACTCCCCTGTTAGATCCTTAATATTTCTTACGGTGTATTCTATATCGCTTGGGAATACATTCACACCGCCGCAAATAAACATATCATCAACCCTACCAACTACATTTATTCTCTTATGGGTACGTCCGCATTTGCATTTCTTATTGGTATATGTAACAATGTCTCCCGTTCTAAAACGAATCATAGGCCTAGCTTCTTTTCTTAGTGTTGTAAGAAGCATTTCTCCTCTTTCACCTTCTGCTACAGGTTCCCCCGTGTGCTCATCAACTACCTCCACCAGCAGATGGTCTTCTGCAATATGAAGTCCTTCATGATACTCACATGCAGCAGCACATGCCCCGAATATATCCGAGATTCCATAAAAATCATATACATCTGCTCCCCATAAGTCCTCAATTGCTTTTCTGGTTGTCGGGATTGAACCACCCGGTTCTCCTGCAACTATTATTGTTCTGATGGATAAGTCTTTTTTTATGTCTATGCCCTTTTCTCTTGCAGTTTCCCCCAGATACCATGCATAAGACGGTGTTGTCCAGATTATGTTTGGTTGGTATTCCTGCAATATGAACAGTAGCCTGTCAGTAGGAATAGTCCCTGCCCATATACACAGTGCTCCAAGGTTTTGTGCCCCTATTACATCGGGCCCTCCCACAAAAAGTGAAAAATTAAGTGCATGTATGTATCTGTCTTTTGGTCTCATTCCTGCTTGCCAAAACAATCTGCTCTCAACATCTTGAAATTCATCAAAATCTACTTTGCTAAAAGGGCTGGCAGTGGGCTTTCCTGTAGAGCCGCTGGAAGACGATATAAATACCACTTTTTCTTCATCCACCGTTATCAAGTCACCTAATATTGGCTTCTCATTCTGTCTCTCTCTAATTGTATACTTTGTCAATATGGGGAACTTTCGTATATCGTCTAGAGTTTTTATACTATCCGGTGTAACTCCTGCTTTTTCAAAACTTTCTCTATAATATGGTGATTTTTCATATGCCAGCTTTATCTGAGACTTTACACGCTCCAACTGGTAATCCTCCAGCTTTTCTCTGTCTATAGTTTCAATTTCTTCTGACCAATATTTTTTTTCCATTTTTTAAACCTCCGATTTTGGCAACAGTTCTCGGTACCTTAAAAACTACACGCCTCTATTTACAATAATTTCATTAATTTATCACTCTGTTGTCTAATTCATAGTAATATTATATGTTTGCTATTATATAATCTGAATTATTTTGTGTCAATAGAATATTTCAAAATTAATATTTTTATATTAATAGTTATTTTAAATATAATTCTGTATAGTTATGCTATATGGAAATTATATTTTAAGCTCGAATCATTATTGAATTGAAGTA contains:
- a CDS encoding pyridoxal phosphate-dependent aminotransferase, with amino-acid sequence MPKLSTRLDWFSESIIRKMTRIANQYGAINLSQGFPDFDPPEQLIEALKKAAEEGPHQYEITWGSPLFREAVAKKQEHFMGIKLNPDENIVVTCGSTEAMMTAMMSVCESGEKVAIFSPFYENYAADTILCGAKPIYVPLNPPEFTFNKEELENAFKEGAKALILCNPSNPIGKVFTKEELIFISELVTKYDAFVITDEVYEHIVYEPSKHIYFASLPGMFERTISCSSLSKTYSITGWRLGYVIGPKNVIDNCKKVHDFLTVGAAAPLQKAALAGLAFGDDYYRELAGLYAEKRELFLKGLDSIGLKYHKPDGAYYVMVDISEFGIKTDGEFAERLAKNVGVAAVPGSSFFKEDVNNYVRFHFAKKKETLEKALERLQTIRKFF
- a CDS encoding phenylacetate--CoA ligase family protein produces the protein MEKKYWSEEIETIDREKLEDYQLERVKSQIKLAYEKSPYYRESFEKAGVTPDSIKTLDDIRKFPILTKYTIRERQNEKPILGDLITVDEEKVVFISSSSGSTGKPTASPFSKVDFDEFQDVESRLFWQAGMRPKDRYIHALNFSLFVGGPDVIGAQNLGALCIWAGTIPTDRLLFILQEYQPNIIWTTPSYAWYLGETAREKGIDIKKDLSIRTIIVAGEPGGSIPTTRKAIEDLWGADVYDFYGISDIFGACAAACEYHEGLHIAEDHLLVEVVDEHTGEPVAEGERGEMLLTTLRKEARPMIRFRTGDIVTYTNKKCKCGRTHKRINVVGRVDDMFICGGVNVFPSDIEYTVRNIKDLTGEYRVTVLTDNHITKFSVEVEKRLGSNIADDELKEIITHELKTHLGVKPKDVILHPEGALPRATHKAKRLIDIRTEK
- a CDS encoding 4Fe-4S binding protein codes for the protein MSRPTVKTDFSGEITEGTYGPAMHLTETLEGWRNARPVINNTICNNCGLCYLVCPEGVIFSEENKMDIDYSFCKGCGICAKECRRNAITMQKEDAANE
- a CDS encoding 2-oxoacid:acceptor oxidoreductase family protein, producing the protein MIEITFLGRGGQGAFTTSRILGAAASLYENKYALSFPSFGPERRGAPVFAYTKIDKVPIRNRSQCEFSDYIVILDESLYHESLHNKLKPGGKLILNTSKEKSNSEIISFDATKVAQEYLGVPITNTAMLTVLVANTQLVSKDSLLAAIQYDMPERIASKNQKLVEYIFTYTKGVRL